A section of the Clostridium sp. TW13 genome encodes:
- a CDS encoding DJ-1/PfpI family protein, translating to MNVCVLYYDGFCEFEVVFAFNTFKKNAISVALEDRVYISEENQKYLPDKTLEEINPNDVDLFIIPGGDSSILYEKTELKDFMLKLNEKNKIIAGICGGTELMAYYGLLNNKRANGDSEGFVVNESNKHIFEKINIVNEDVVIDGNIITSIGKAYVEFAIELGKIMNLYKNEEEIKEDYNWLKNIKGSK from the coding sequence ATGAATGTATGTGTACTTTATTATGATGGATTTTGTGAATTTGAGGTTGTGTTTGCATTTAACACATTTAAAAAAAATGCTATTTCAGTTGCATTAGAGGATCGTGTTTATATAAGTGAGGAGAATCAAAAATATCTACCAGATAAAACATTAGAAGAAATAAATCCAAATGATGTTGATCTCTTTATTATTCCAGGAGGTGATTCATCTATATTATATGAAAAGACAGAATTAAAAGATTTTATGTTAAAATTAAATGAAAAAAATAAAATTATTGCAGGTATTTGTGGGGGAACTGAGCTTATGGCTTATTATGGGTTACTAAATAATAAGAGAGCTAATGGAGATAGTGAAGGATTTGTAGTAAATGAAAGCAATAAGCATATTTTTGAGAAAATAAATATTGTAAATGAAGATGTTGTTATAGATGGTAATATTATCACGTCAATAGGAAAAGCATATGTAGAGTTTGCTATTGAATTAGGAAAAATCATGAATCTTTATAAAAATGAAGAAGAAATAAAAGAAGATTATAACTGGTTAAAAAACATAAAAGGTAGTAAATAG
- a CDS encoding AraC family transcriptional regulator produces MEIFNLVNNAIEYIEINLSEELSIDEIAKVAFTSRYHFQRMFHALTGFTVTEYIRNRRLTMAAEELISKDCKVIDVAYKYGYESSDAFTKAFQRLHGTTPSALRKGEVKIKSFPKLSFQISVKGGSEMIYRIVERGQFKVFGVDFLTNTVNDACYKEIPEFCDGIWEDGTHYRINEFLGYPKMHMLDGIHYDFHEDGSRRFLMGWEVPDNKSIPKEYTMLDIEEHTWVVFEDKGKLPDKLLVEDVWRRIYSEWFPSSAFEQVEGPCLEKHYWNDNKYESYTCEVWIPVKRK; encoded by the coding sequence TTGGAAATATTTAATTTGGTGAATAATGCAATTGAATATATAGAGATTAATTTAAGTGAAGAACTGAGTATAGATGAAATAGCTAAGGTTGCTTTTACATCCCGTTACCACTTTCAACGAATGTTTCATGCATTAACAGGTTTTACGGTGACAGAGTATATCAGAAATCGCAGATTAACTATGGCGGCAGAGGAACTGATTTCGAAGGATTGCAAAGTAATAGATGTTGCTTATAAATATGGATATGAAAGTTCAGACGCTTTTACTAAGGCATTTCAAAGATTGCATGGTACAACTCCTTCAGCACTTCGAAAAGGTGAAGTGAAAATTAAGTCATTTCCAAAACTCTCATTTCAAATATCCGTTAAAGGGGGATCTGAGATGATCTATAGAATCGTAGAAAGAGGACAATTTAAGGTTTTTGGAGTTGATTTTTTGACAAATACAGTCAACGATGCCTGTTATAAAGAGATACCAGAATTTTGTGATGGGATCTGGGAAGATGGTACTCATTATAGAATTAATGAATTTTTAGGGTATCCTAAAATGCATATGTTAGATGGAATTCACTATGATTTTCATGAGGATGGAAGTAGGAGATTCTTGATGGGCTGGGAGGTTCCTGATAACAAGAGTATACCTAAAGAATATACAATGCTAGATATAGAAGAACACACTTGGGTTGTATTTGAAGATAAAGGCAAACTACCTGATAAACTTTTGGTAGAAGATGTATGGAGACGTATATATTCTGAGTGGTTTCCATCATCAGCATTTGAACAAGTGGAAGGACCTTGTTTGGAAAAGCATTACTGGAATGATAATAAATATGAATCCTATACTTGCGAAGTGTGGATTCCTGTAAAAAGAAAATAG
- a CDS encoding helix-turn-helix transcriptional regulator: protein MRSNRLLSILIIISQKGLVTGHELAEHFEVSLRTIYRDIEKISEAGVPIAATGGKGGGYYIMGDYNLNNIFFNKKEIEPLIAVMENLKFLFGKNPKFNDIVIKFQSLHGSENQQDDNLNINMSHFSMEPELREYLFLINKAIEESKLLEFQYINRRLNYEKRIIEPIQIQFAGGDWYIIGFCKIRNDYRKFKLVRVRNLSLGDSFEKRLISKEKLEKIFSDSYDKNSILVTLKFSNKIGAQLSEYFLKDAITALENGEYLVKDLYPDDEGLKKFILSFGDYCEVVSPMKLRKEMSEYIKNIYLKYND, encoded by the coding sequence ATGAGATCAAACAGATTATTATCAATTTTAATAATAATTTCTCAAAAAGGTTTAGTGACAGGACACGAGCTGGCTGAGCATTTTGAGGTATCACTGAGAACAATATATCGTGATATAGAAAAAATAAGTGAAGCAGGAGTTCCTATAGCCGCTACAGGTGGTAAGGGTGGAGGCTATTACATTATGGGGGATTACAACCTAAATAATATATTCTTTAATAAGAAAGAAATTGAACCATTAATAGCAGTAATGGAGAATCTAAAGTTTCTATTTGGTAAGAATCCTAAATTTAATGATATAGTTATTAAGTTTCAATCATTACATGGTAGTGAGAACCAACAAGATGATAATCTCAACATAAACATGTCTCATTTTAGTATGGAACCAGAACTTAGAGAGTATTTATTTCTAATAAACAAAGCAATAGAAGAAAGTAAGTTATTAGAATTTCAATATATAAATAGACGATTGAATTATGAAAAAAGAATAATAGAACCAATTCAGATACAATTTGCTGGTGGTGATTGGTATATTATTGGTTTCTGTAAAATAAGAAATGATTATAGAAAATTCAAGCTTGTTAGAGTAAGAAATTTAAGCTTAGGGGATAGTTTTGAAAAGAGATTAATTTCAAAAGAGAAATTAGAAAAAATATTTAGTGATAGCTATGATAAAAATAGTATTTTAGTAACATTAAAGTTTTCAAATAAAATAGGGGCTCAATTAAGTGAATATTTTCTTAAGGATGCAATTACTGCTTTGGAGAATGGAGAATATCTAGTTAAAGATTTATATCCAGATGATGAAGGACTAAAAAAATTCATTTTAAGCTTTGGAGACTATTGTGAGGTAGTATCTCCAATGAAATTAAGAAAAGAAATGAGTGAATATATAAAAAATATATATTTGAAATACAATGACTGA
- a CDS encoding chloramphenicol acetyltransferase yields MGFNIINMNTWDRKECFNHFFNNAKCTYSVTVNIDITNLYNHIKTNKLRFYPTFTWVVSKAINNYQEFKMAFDEEGRLGFFDEIGPSYSVLNDKTKVMSDIYTSFNPAFLSFYKDMDNALNSYKKDTNFTTKFENNFFIVSCLPWFNYTSFNVNNEGSSPFLFPMVTWGKFFQDGDKIIMPLTIQVHHAVADGYHCSLFFSDITEMSLNPEQYLK; encoded by the coding sequence ATGGGATTTAATATAATTAATATGAATACTTGGGATAGAAAGGAATGCTTTAATCATTTCTTTAATAATGCAAAATGTACATACAGCGTAACTGTCAACATTGATATTACAAATCTTTATAATCATATAAAAACTAACAAATTGAGATTTTACCCAACTTTTACATGGGTTGTTTCAAAGGCTATAAATAATTATCAGGAATTTAAGATGGCATTTGATGAAGAAGGTAGATTAGGTTTCTTTGATGAAATTGGTCCAAGCTATTCTGTGTTGAATGATAAAACTAAAGTTATGAGTGATATATATACCTCGTTTAATCCTGCATTTTTGAGTTTTTATAAAGATATGGACAATGCTCTAAATAGTTATAAGAAGGATACTAATTTTACTACAAAGTTTGAAAATAACTTTTTTATTGTTTCATGTTTGCCTTGGTTTAACTACACATCATTTAATGTGAACAATGAAGGAAGCAGCCCTTTTCTATTTCCAATGGTAACATGGGGAAAGTTTTTTCAAGATGGCGATAAAATTATTATGCCATTAACTATTCAGGTTCATCATGCAGTTGCTGATGGATATCACTGTTCCTTGTTCTTTTCAGATATAACAGAAATGTCATTAAATCCAGAACAATATTTAAAGTAA
- a CDS encoding GNAT family N-acetyltransferase — MQVKIINPNEDQYGNSKENIFIAFDDKENYLGSAYAYPNVNYHQTQDTPYLIFIDVNILENMDNSLGDEVKKKLFDNVFSRAKELRLEKPELKARIYAGFENNSVKNEFYIKNGFEEDYTIIMETEIPKDFSYTVPENITIEEMNFSINEEFEKYKSMYDEIFVSPLDKEQYEEQRKHNYFRNIAFYIDGKLQGGCTVFEKDGFGYIETVFVLSEQRGKGLSKEIMKYIFNYFLSNGLNKSRLEVWLLNKRAVRLYESFGYIEVEKKLMFPGITL, encoded by the coding sequence ATGCAAGTTAAAATAATTAATCCTAATGAGGATCAATATGGGAATAGTAAAGAAAATATATTTATAGCTTTTGATGATAAAGAAAATTATCTAGGCAGTGCTTATGCATATCCAAATGTAAATTATCATCAAACACAGGATACACCATATCTCATTTTTATAGACGTAAACATTTTAGAAAATATGGACAACTCCTTAGGTGATGAAGTGAAAAAAAAGTTATTTGATAATGTATTTTCAAGAGCCAAAGAACTTCGTTTAGAAAAACCAGAATTAAAAGCTAGAATATATGCCGGATTTGAGAATAATTCTGTTAAGAATGAATTCTATATAAAAAATGGCTTTGAAGAAGATTATACTATAATTATGGAGACAGAAATTCCAAAAGATTTTAGCTATACAGTTCCTGAAAATATAACAATAGAGGAAATGAATTTTAGTATCAATGAAGAGTTTGAAAAGTATAAATCTATGTACGATGAAATCTTTGTAAGTCCCTTAGATAAAGAACAATACGAAGAACAGCGAAAACATAATTACTTTAGAAATATTGCTTTTTATATTGATGGCAAACTGCAAGGTGGATGTACAGTTTTTGAAAAGGATGGCTTTGGGTATATAGAAACTGTATTTGTATTATCAGAACAACGAGGAAAAGGATTATCTAAAGAAATAATGAAGTATATTTTTAATTATTTTCTCTCAAATGGTCTTAATAAATCAAGACTTGAAGTATGGTTATTAAATAAAAGAGCAGTAAGACTTTACGAATCATTTGGATATATTGAAGTAGAAAAAAAACTGATGTTTCCTGGTATAACTCTTTAA
- a CDS encoding GNAT family N-acetyltransferase: protein METERLIIRRFKAEDWQDLFEYLSQESVVKYEPYCVFTEDACKKETINRSQNPAFWAVCLKESNKLIGNIYFQQQEPRDFLTWEIGYVFNPKYYGNGYATEGCKQILIYGFEQQGAHRIIGKCNPLNTASSNLLERLKMRREAHFTKPAFFKRDSDGNPIWHDAYLYAMVEEEWLGFTK, encoded by the coding sequence ATGGAAACAGAAAGACTTATTATTAGAAGATTTAAAGCGGAGGATTGGCAGGATTTATTTGAATATCTTTCTCAAGAATCTGTAGTCAAATATGAACCATACTGTGTTTTTACTGAAGATGCATGCAAAAAAGAGACTATAAATCGTTCACAAAATCCAGCTTTTTGGGCTGTTTGCTTAAAAGAAAGCAATAAATTAATAGGCAATATTTATTTTCAACAACAAGAGCCTAGAGATTTTCTTACATGGGAAATCGGATATGTTTTTAATCCTAAATATTATGGTAATGGCTATGCCACAGAAGGTTGTAAGCAGATTTTAATATATGGCTTTGAACAGCAAGGTGCTCATAGGATTATAGGTAAGTGTAATCCACTAAATACTGCTTCATCAAATCTATTGGAGAGATTAAAAATGAGAAGAGAAGCACATTTTACAAAGCCAGCCTTTTTTAAAAGGGATTCTGACGGAAATCCTATTTGGCATGATGCTTATCTGTATGCTATGGTGGAAGAAGAATGGTTAGGTTTTACTAAATAA
- a CDS encoding M3 family oligoendopeptidase, whose amino-acid sequence MEENFKLAELPYERITIESFQKEAEKIIEGFKAAKSGEEQFLVHKKYYGLMEKMRTAIVLTEMRHSGDVSDKFYEAEQDYYDEISPKIESFEVKYKKMLFESEYREYLESKIGKVPFKNIEIQIKSFNDVLIPLKQEENNLTSKYNKLVAQTKVEFRGETLNLSLLGKYVRSKDRATRIEASRARSEKLLTIANELDEIYDKLVKNRNEQAKAMGYENYVELGYYNMKRNSYDKNDVANFRNQVKKYLVPLASKMHEERRKRLGLEKLEYVDEGVYFLDGNPAPTGTADDIFVSGQKMYSELSPETKEFFDFMLKHELFDVLGRANKIPGGFMDMLLLYKAPIVFANFNGTSGDIDVITHECGHAFQGFITRNDEIMENNDITSETAEVHSMSMEFFAEKWMELFFGHRADDYRKMHLEDAIAFIPYGSMVDEFQEIIYTKPELTPAERREVWKQLEKEYKPHLDFNDDKFYGDGRTWQLQQHIYNWPFYYIDYCLAQTCALQFKTRMDEDYKVAWDKYLAFCLQSAKDYFPNMLHNVGLKSPFEDGFMKEIVEKIKL is encoded by the coding sequence ATGGAAGAAAATTTTAAATTAGCAGAACTTCCTTATGAAAGAATAACAATTGAATCTTTTCAAAAAGAAGCTGAAAAAATTATTGAAGGGTTCAAAGCTGCTAAAAGTGGGGAAGAGCAATTTTTAGTTCATAAAAAATACTATGGATTAATGGAAAAGATGAGAACTGCTATAGTTTTAACTGAAATGAGACATAGTGGGGATGTATCAGATAAATTTTACGAAGCTGAACAGGACTATTATGATGAGATATCTCCTAAAATTGAAAGTTTCGAAGTAAAATATAAGAAAATGCTTTTTGAATCTGAATATAGAGAGTATTTAGAAAGTAAAATTGGCAAAGTTCCTTTTAAAAATATTGAAATACAAATAAAATCATTTAATGATGTACTTATTCCACTTAAGCAGGAAGAAAATAATCTTACATCAAAATATAACAAGCTAGTAGCACAAACAAAAGTAGAATTTAGAGGGGAAACTCTTAACCTTTCTTTGCTAGGAAAATATGTAAGATCTAAAGATAGAGCAACAAGAATTGAAGCTTCAAGGGCTAGAAGTGAAAAGTTACTTACCATAGCAAATGAATTAGATGAGATTTACGATAAACTTGTGAAAAATCGTAATGAACAGGCTAAAGCAATGGGCTATGAGAATTATGTTGAATTAGGTTATTACAATATGAAACGTAATTCATATGACAAAAATGATGTAGCTAACTTTAGAAATCAAGTAAAGAAATATCTAGTTCCACTTGCATCTAAAATGCATGAAGAAAGAAGAAAACGTCTTGGCTTAGAAAAACTTGAATATGTTGACGAAGGAGTTTACTTCCTTGATGGAAATCCTGCTCCTACAGGAACTGCTGATGATATTTTTGTATCAGGACAAAAAATGTACAGTGAATTGTCACCTGAGACAAAAGAATTCTTTGACTTTATGTTAAAGCATGAATTATTTGATGTATTAGGAAGAGCAAATAAAATACCAGGTGGTTTTATGGATATGCTTTTACTTTATAAGGCACCAATTGTTTTTGCTAACTTCAATGGTACTAGTGGTGATATAGATGTTATAACCCATGAATGTGGTCATGCTTTTCAAGGCTTTATAACAAGAAATGATGAGATAATGGAGAATAATGATATAACTAGTGAAACAGCAGAAGTTCACTCAATGTCAATGGAATTTTTCGCAGAGAAGTGGATGGAGTTATTCTTTGGACATAGAGCAGATGACTATAGAAAAATGCACCTTGAAGATGCTATAGCCTTCATACCATATGGATCTATGGTTGATGAATTCCAAGAAATAATATATACAAAGCCAGAACTTACTCCTGCTGAAAGAAGAGAAGTTTGGAAGCAATTAGAGAAGGAATATAAACCACATCTTGATTTTAATGATGATAAATTCTATGGAGATGGACGTACTTGGCAATTACAACAACATATATATAACTGGCCATTCTACTACATTGATTATTGTCTTGCTCAAACTTGTGCACTTCAATTCAAAACAAGAATGGATGAAGATTACAAGGTTGCTTGGGATAAGTATCTTGCATTCTGTTTGCAGTCAGCTAAGGATTATTTCCCTAACATGCTTCATAATGTTGGACTTAAGAGTCCATTTGAAGATGGTTTTATGAAGGAAATTGTTGAGAAGATTAAATTATAA
- a CDS encoding S8 family peptidase yields the protein MFGYKKKILTFFLAVILFVGILSPKVYASNTNYLYYKDKLRTVAAANLLKNKKLSTSYVVVLDNGIQFDYYSRNLHKYVADAKYLKKWDPNLKRWDPYFLNPWTSYSNSINHGTEVEWVVDEISDETRVNSSKPNVMSIQYKINDASGHGDVNSLVYAINDVVNYYVKQKHLNIAAINYSSGISWRKGTPISIINNDKKRIQAAINNAVKNGITVICSVGNDNKPIYSYPALSDNVIAVGATNSKNGRFLKKVNNEILGSCYGKQVDIVAPGQDVQVNDTREGSGTSYSAPMVAATVGILKSINPKLKPAQIENILKSTATDLGAKGKDNYFGYGLLNVEKAVKYALTHK from the coding sequence ATGTTTGGTTACAAAAAGAAAATTTTAACATTTTTTTTAGCAGTAATATTATTTGTTGGGATATTAAGCCCAAAGGTATATGCTTCTAATACAAACTACTTATATTACAAAGATAAATTAAGAACAGTTGCAGCAGCAAATTTATTAAAAAACAAAAAGTTATCTACATCATATGTTGTAGTTTTAGATAATGGTATTCAGTTTGATTATTATAGTAGGAACTTACATAAATATGTAGCAGATGCTAAATACTTAAAAAAGTGGGATCCAAACCTTAAAAGATGGGATCCATATTTTTTAAATCCATGGACAAGCTACTCAAATAGCATTAATCATGGTACTGAAGTAGAGTGGGTAGTTGATGAGATATCAGATGAGACACGAGTAAATAGTTCAAAACCTAATGTTATGAGTATTCAATATAAAATTAACGATGCATCTGGACATGGTGATGTAAATTCATTAGTATATGCAATCAATGATGTTGTAAACTATTATGTTAAACAAAAACATTTAAACATAGCAGCTATTAATTATAGTTCAGGTATATCTTGGCGTAAAGGAACACCTATATCAATAATAAATAATGATAAGAAAAGGATTCAAGCTGCTATTAATAATGCAGTGAAGAATGGAATAACTGTTATCTGTTCAGTAGGTAATGATAATAAGCCAATATATTCTTATCCTGCACTTTCAGATAATGTAATAGCTGTAGGAGCTACCAATAGTAAAAATGGAAGGTTTTTAAAAAAGGTTAATAATGAAATATTGGGTTCTTGTTATGGAAAGCAAGTTGATATTGTAGCACCAGGACAAGATGTGCAAGTAAATGATACTAGAGAGGGAAGTGGAACATCATACTCTGCTCCTATGGTAGCTGCAACAGTTGGCATACTTAAGTCAATTAACCCTAAATTAAAACCAGCTCAAATTGAGAATATATTAAAATCAACAGCTACAGACCTTGGTGCAAAAGGAAAAGATAATTATTTTGGATATGGACTTCTTAACGTAGAAAAAGCAGTAAAATATGCTTTGACACATAAATAA